The window CTTGCGGGCATAGCCATCACCTCAGCCAACGGCTGGGAAGCTACGGGCACACCGGAACGCGGCTCTGCTGCCGCGGCAGAAACCACCTCAGCGGGCGCGACAACTTCCGACACGGCATCCGGTGCCTCCGGTGCCTGCTTGCGGCTTGGCCCCACCCACTTGCGCAACGCGCCGAAGAGCAATATGCGGTCTATTGGCTTGGTAATATAGTCGTTCATGCCTGCGCTCTGGGCCAGTGCCTTGTCTTCGGTCATGACATGGGCAGTCATGGCAAGAATGGGTACGGCATCAAACCGGGGCATGGAGCGGATGATGCGTGTCGCTTCAAACCCGTCCATGACCGGCATCTGCAGGTCCATGAAGATCACGTCATAGGACTGGGTCTCCAACATGGAAAGCGCATGCTTGCCCGTCTCGGCCACATCCACCCGCACCCCTTCGCTCTCGAGAACCTCGCGGGCCACATGCTGGTTGATGATGTTGTCCTCAACCAGAAGCGCCTTGATCCCTTTGAATTCCTTCATATCCATGCCCTCGGCAGCCGGTTCGGGCTTCTGCTCTGTGAAGCCGAAAGTTTCCAGTATGATACGATGAAGAGAAGCAATCTTCACCGGCTTGAGCAAGAAGGCGCGAATACCAAGCGTTTCTGCGCGCTCCACCTCTGACTCACGCCCGAAAGCAGTCATGAGCATGACAGGCGGCAGCTTCACTCCCTTGGCCAGCAGAGATTCCACCACCTGCAATCCGTCCATGCCGGGAAGACGCCAATCCAGCAACAACAGGCCGTAGCGGGAGGCGTCCTTTTCCAGCAGGGCCAGTGCTGATGAACCATCTTCCAGCGAATCACACTGCATGCCCATGGATGCGAACATCCGTTCAATGACGGAGCGGTTACTGAGATTGTCTTCTACCAGCAGCACCCTGTGCTTCCAGACTTCCGACGGCAGCTCGTACTGGCGCGACTCCTGACGCTCGGCAAGCTGCAGGCGCACGGAGAAGTGGAAGACGCTGCCCTTGCCCACTTCACTTTCCACGTTGATGCTCCCGCCCATGAGAGTAACCAGTTCACGGGCGATGGCCAGCCCAAGCCCCGTTCCGCCATACTTGCGTGTTGTGGAGCCATCTGCCTGCGTGAACATTTCGAACAGGTTACGCTGGCGGTCCTTGGGAATGCCGATGCCGGTGTCGCGGACAAAGAAATCCAGCACGGCGTTTCCGCGATCAAGTGAAGCAAGGGAGATGGAGACGTACACCTCACCCCTGTCCGTGAACTTGAAGGCGTTGGTCACCAGATTGATGAGCACCTGCTTGAGCCGGAGCGGGTCGCCGAGGAAGGAATTGGGCACATCGGAATCGATGTCCGCCACAAGCTCCACCCCCTTCTCGGAAACACGGTCACCGAAAAGGTCTGTCACTTCATCCAGCAGTTTGCGCAGATCAAAGGGAATCACTTCCAGTTCAAGCCGCTGGGCCTCTATTTTGGATATGTCGAGAATATCGTTGACAATACCCAGCAACGAACGGGCAGAAGCCTTGATAATCTTCAGATATTCCTGCTGCTTGGCCGTCAGCTTGGTTTTTTCGGTAATATCTATCAT is drawn from Desulfovibrio mangrovi and contains these coding sequences:
- a CDS encoding response regulator, giving the protein MIKRSTGLGFNSLQARLATLVVAVSTLVLLLFSAFDYVAVRHQKYVELENFTQHLAARTARTLLRPVWNVDIKAVESIIASELDDRRVYAMFVLEDDGRTVFFGVRNDGTRLTSIPVDETRDMLLYSEELGMDGQYIGSVLVMVTVEHVRKELLDQVIATGARTIALVTVLGCLILYVARKTVIRPIQRLSDTTRSIAEDKIYMVRAEKTHDDEIGSLVDSFNEMLERIEARDQMLNNRRKHLEALVTERTAELEEARRKSEDASKAKSEFVANMSHELRTPMNAIIGMIDITEKTKLTAKQQEYLKIIKASARSLLGIVNDILDISKIEAQRLELEVIPFDLRKLLDEVTDLFGDRVSEKGVELVADIDSDVPNSFLGDPLRLKQVLINLVTNAFKFTDRGEVYVSISLASLDRGNAVLDFFVRDTGIGIPKDRQRNLFEMFTQADGSTTRKYGGTGLGLAIARELVTLMGGSINVESEVGKGSVFHFSVRLQLAERQESRQYELPSEVWKHRVLLVEDNLSNRSVIERMFASMGMQCDSLEDGSSALALLEKDASRYGLLLLDWRLPGMDGLQVVESLLAKGVKLPPVMLMTAFGRESEVERAETLGIRAFLLKPVKIASLHRIILETFGFTEQKPEPAAEGMDMKEFKGIKALLVEDNIINQHVAREVLESEGVRVDVAETGKHALSMLETQSYDVIFMDLQMPVMDGFEATRIIRSMPRFDAVPILAMTAHVMTEDKALAQSAGMNDYITKPIDRILLFGALRKWVGPSRKQAPEAPDAVSEVVAPAEVVSAAAAEPRSGVPVASQPLAEVMAMPASEMPDIEEGKLPEELPGLDIAEGVQRVSGKTWLYLKILEGFLGAYGNVMEDLRALHSVNDRDGLSRKAHTIAGAAGNVSANELRLKALAVEQAAGREGENLPELLDDMDEALVVACASMRSVVGPQA